The Buttiauxella selenatireducens genome has a window encoding:
- the mrdB gene encoding peptidoglycan glycosyltransferase MrdB (rod shape-determining protein RodA), giving the protein MTDNPNKKSFWDKIHIDPLFLVTILALLIFSALVIWSASGQDMDMMERKIGQILMGLVVMIVMAQIPPRVYEGWAPYLYIVCIILLVAVDAFGAISKGAQRWLDLGVVRFQPSEIAKIAVPLMVARFINRDVCPPTLKNTGIALILIFMPTLLVAAQPDLGTSILIAASGLFVLFLSGMSWKLIGVAVLLLAAFIPILWFFLMHDYQRARVMMLLDPESDPLGAGYHIIQSKIAIGSGGLRGKGWLHGTQSQLEFLPERHTDFIFAVLAEELGLVGVLVLLALYLLLIMRGLVIAARAQTTFGRVMAGGLMLILFVYVFVNIGMVSGILPVVGVPLPLVSYGGSALIVLMAGFGIVMSIHTHRKMLSKSV; this is encoded by the coding sequence ATGACTGATAATCCAAATAAAAAGTCGTTCTGGGATAAAATCCATATCGACCCGCTTTTCCTTGTGACCATCCTGGCGCTGCTTATCTTTAGTGCGCTGGTTATCTGGAGCGCCAGTGGCCAGGACATGGACATGATGGAGCGTAAGATTGGCCAGATCCTGATGGGGCTGGTGGTGATGATCGTGATGGCACAGATCCCTCCCCGTGTTTACGAGGGTTGGGCACCGTACCTGTATATCGTCTGTATCATCTTGCTGGTCGCGGTAGATGCGTTTGGTGCGATATCTAAAGGTGCGCAGCGCTGGCTGGACCTTGGGGTGGTTCGCTTCCAGCCTTCGGAGATCGCCAAAATCGCGGTGCCGTTGATGGTTGCTCGCTTTATTAACCGTGATGTTTGCCCGCCGACGCTGAAAAACACCGGTATCGCCCTGATCCTTATTTTCATGCCGACGTTACTGGTTGCTGCTCAGCCCGATCTGGGAACGTCGATTCTTATCGCCGCTTCAGGTTTGTTCGTACTGTTCTTATCCGGTATGAGCTGGAAACTGATTGGGGTTGCCGTCCTTCTGCTCGCCGCGTTTATTCCGATTTTGTGGTTCTTCCTGATGCATGATTACCAACGTGCTCGCGTCATGATGCTCCTTGACCCAGAAAGTGACCCACTCGGTGCGGGCTATCACATAATTCAGTCTAAGATTGCTATTGGCTCTGGTGGTTTGCGAGGTAAAGGCTGGTTGCACGGAACCCAGTCTCAGCTTGAGTTTTTACCCGAACGTCATACCGACTTTATCTTCGCAGTACTGGCCGAAGAGTTAGGACTGGTGGGTGTTTTGGTGTTACTGGCGCTCTATCTACTGTTAATTATGCGCGGCCTTGTGATTGCGGCTCGCGCTCAAACCACCTTTGGTCGTGTTATGGCCGGTGGACTAATGTTGATTTTATTCGTATATGTGTTTGTTAACATTGGCATGGTTAGTGGTATCTTACCCGTGGTCGGAGTACCTTTGCCGCTGGTGAGTTACGGGGGCTCGGCACTCATTGTTCTGATGGCCGGGTTTGGTATCGTGATGTCGATACATACCCACAGAAAAATGTTATCAAAAAGCGTGTAA
- the rlpA gene encoding endolytic peptidoglycan transglycosylase RlpA, which produces MVKRWLGVCVVAALLAGCSSDDGDQQQVDQQPQPAVCNGPVVEISGADPRFEPLNPSVNQDYENNGKSYKIVQNPANFSQAGLAAIYDAEPGSNLTASGETFDPSALTAAHPTLPIPSYARITNLANGRMVVVRINDRGPYGNDRVISLSRAAADRLNTSNNTKVRIDPILVAQDGTMSGPGTVCTTIAKQTYALPARPDLNTGMGSATSAPSDAPQGDVRAISNSTLQSEDTTGAPINNSGFLGAATPLAAGVIENDQPDAAATQTVTATPVQPSAPVTAPGSVQGSVQSAAPAATASGHYVVQVGAVSDQTRATQWQQKLSQQFGVPGKVSSNGAMYRVQLGPFSSKGEAAALQQRLMSEAQQQSFITNAPAM; this is translated from the coding sequence ATGGTAAAGCGTTGGCTTGGAGTCTGTGTAGTAGCTGCATTACTGGCTGGCTGCTCGTCTGATGATGGCGACCAACAGCAAGTGGATCAGCAACCGCAACCGGCTGTATGTAATGGACCGGTTGTTGAAATCAGCGGCGCAGACCCGCGCTTCGAACCGTTGAATCCTTCGGTAAATCAGGATTACGAAAACAACGGTAAGAGCTACAAAATCGTGCAGAACCCGGCGAATTTCAGTCAGGCCGGTCTTGCTGCCATTTATGACGCAGAACCGGGTAGTAACCTGACCGCGTCAGGCGAAACGTTTGATCCGTCTGCATTGACCGCTGCACACCCGACACTCCCGATCCCAAGCTACGCGCGAATCACTAACCTCGCGAATGGCCGTATGGTTGTCGTGCGCATCAATGACCGTGGTCCATATGGCAACGACCGTGTGATTTCATTGTCTCGCGCCGCAGCAGATCGACTGAACACCTCAAACAATACCAAAGTCCGTATCGACCCGATTCTGGTGGCGCAAGACGGCACCATGTCCGGCCCTGGTACGGTTTGTACGACGATCGCTAAACAAACTTACGCCCTGCCCGCTCGTCCGGATTTAAACACGGGCATGGGGAGTGCAACTTCTGCTCCGTCTGATGCCCCTCAGGGTGATGTTCGCGCCATTAGTAACTCCACGCTGCAAAGTGAAGATACAACCGGTGCTCCAATCAACAACAGTGGTTTCCTCGGCGCTGCAACACCGCTGGCTGCGGGCGTAATTGAGAATGACCAGCCTGACGCTGCCGCAACACAAACTGTGACAGCCACGCCTGTGCAACCAAGCGCGCCTGTTACCGCGCCGGGTTCAGTTCAGGGCAGCGTACAGTCTGCCGCTCCTGCTGCCACAGCCTCCGGGCATTACGTGGTTCAGGTTGGCGCGGTCAGTGACCAGACGCGTGCAACGCAATGGCAGCAAAAACTTAGCCAACAATTTGGCGTGCCGGGCAAGGTTTCCAGTAATGGTGCCATGTACCGTGTACAACTTGGGCCGTTTAGTAGTAAAGGCGAAGCTGCTGCACTACAACAACGCTTGATGAGCGAAGCCCAACAGCAATCTTTCATCACTAACGCACCCGCTATGTAA
- the dacA gene encoding D-alanyl-D-alanine carboxypeptidase DacA produces MNTAPSFRFFKRLALSTALTLSAMAAAHADDLNIKTMIPGVPQIDAEAYILIDYNSGKVLAESNADTRRDPASLTKMMTSYVIGQAMKAGKFNESSIVTVGQDAWATGNPVFKGSSLMFLKPGMQVPVSQLIRGINLQSGNDACVAMADFVAGSQDAFVGLMNSYVSALGLKNTHFQTVHGLDAEGQYSSARDMALIGQALIRDVPNEYAIYKEKEFTFNNIRQTNRNGLLWDTSLQVDGIKTGHTDAAGYNLVASATEGQMRLISAVLGGRTYKGRETESKKLLTWGFRFFETVSPLKAGKEFASEPAWFGDNDRASLGVDKDVYLTIPRGRMKDLKASYVLNTTELHAPLQKNQVVGTINFQLDGKTIEQRPLVVLQEMPEGNFFSRIIDYIKLMFHHWFG; encoded by the coding sequence ATGAATACAGCCCCTTCTTTTCGTTTTTTTAAACGCCTGGCGCTTAGTACAGCCCTAACTCTTTCGGCGATGGCTGCTGCACACGCTGACGACCTGAACATTAAAACCATGATCCCAGGCGTTCCGCAGATTGATGCTGAAGCCTACATCCTGATTGATTACAACTCCGGGAAAGTTCTGGCTGAATCGAATGCCGATACTCGCCGTGACCCCGCCAGCTTGACCAAAATGATGACCAGCTACGTCATCGGTCAGGCAATGAAAGCCGGTAAATTTAACGAAAGCTCGATTGTGACTGTTGGACAGGACGCATGGGCTACGGGTAATCCAGTCTTCAAAGGTTCATCTTTGATGTTCCTTAAGCCGGGTATGCAAGTGCCTGTCTCACAACTGATTCGTGGGATTAACCTGCAATCAGGTAACGATGCTTGTGTTGCTATGGCCGATTTTGTAGCAGGAAGCCAGGATGCATTCGTCGGTCTGATGAACAGCTATGTTTCAGCTCTGGGCTTGAAGAATACCCATTTCCAGACCGTACACGGCCTCGATGCGGAAGGTCAGTACAGCTCTGCGCGTGATATGGCGCTGATTGGTCAGGCGCTGATTCGCGATGTGCCAAACGAATACGCTATCTACAAAGAAAAAGAGTTCACCTTCAACAATATCCGCCAGACAAACCGTAACGGCTTGTTGTGGGATACCAGCCTGCAGGTTGATGGCATCAAAACCGGCCATACTGATGCTGCGGGTTATAACCTGGTGGCTTCAGCAACCGAAGGCCAGATGCGCCTGATTTCCGCAGTACTCGGCGGTCGCACCTATAAAGGTCGCGAAACTGAAAGTAAGAAACTGCTGACCTGGGGCTTCCGCTTCTTTGAAACTGTTTCTCCACTGAAAGCAGGTAAAGAATTTGCCTCTGAGCCAGCCTGGTTTGGCGACAATGACCGCGCATCATTGGGCGTTGATAAAGACGTTTACCTGACGATCCCACGTGGCCGCATGAAAGACTTGAAAGCCAGTTATGTGCTTAACACCACCGAACTGCACGCGCCACTGCAAAAAAATCAGGTTGTTGGGACCATCAACTTCCAACTGGATGGCAAAACTATCGAACAGCGTCCTTTAGTGGTGCTGCAGGAAATGCCGGAAGGTAACTTCTTCAGTCGTATCATTGATTACATCAAACTGATGTTCCACCATTGGTTTGGTTAA
- the ybeD gene encoding DUF493 family protein YbeD, producing the protein MKTNLKELLEFPTSFTYKVMGLAKPELVDLVVEVVQRHAPGDYTPQVKPSSKGNYHSVSITINATHIEQVETLYEELGNIEIVRMVL; encoded by the coding sequence ATGAAAACCAATCTGAAAGAATTGCTCGAATTCCCGACCTCCTTTACTTATAAAGTGATGGGTCTGGCGAAACCTGAGCTGGTTGATTTGGTCGTTGAGGTGGTGCAGCGCCACGCACCTGGTGACTACACCCCACAGGTTAAACCGAGCAGCAAAGGTAATTACCACTCTGTCTCGATTACCATTAATGCGACCCACATTGAGCAAGTTGAAACCCTGTACGAAGAACTGGGCAATATCGAAATCGTTCGTATGGTGTTGTAA
- the lipB gene encoding lipoyl(octanoyl) transferase LipB, whose protein sequence is MSQDTIQIRQLGLQPYEPISQAMHDFTDTRDETTADEIWLVEHERVFTQGQAGKAEHVLVPGDIPVIQSDRGGQVTYHGPGQQVMYVLLNLKRRKLGVRELVTILEQTVVNTLAELGIEAYPRADAPGVYVDGRKICSLGLRIRKGCSFHGLALNIDMDLSPFLRINPCGYAGLEMTQVSSLRPGVLLEDVQPLLINNFITLLNNPSVKYITE, encoded by the coding sequence TTGTCTCAAGATACTATTCAAATCCGTCAACTTGGCCTGCAGCCTTACGAACCGATTTCGCAGGCAATGCATGACTTCACAGATACCCGAGATGAAACCACTGCCGATGAAATTTGGCTGGTAGAACACGAGCGCGTATTTACACAGGGCCAGGCAGGAAAAGCTGAACACGTACTGGTTCCCGGCGATATCCCTGTCATCCAAAGCGATCGCGGTGGCCAGGTGACCTATCACGGCCCGGGTCAGCAAGTTATGTACGTGCTGCTTAATCTGAAGCGTCGCAAATTGGGCGTTCGAGAACTGGTCACAATCCTTGAGCAGACCGTGGTTAACACGCTCGCAGAATTGGGAATAGAAGCCTATCCCCGCGCCGACGCGCCAGGTGTCTATGTTGATGGGCGTAAAATTTGCTCTCTTGGCCTGCGCATCCGCAAGGGATGTTCCTTTCACGGGTTAGCATTGAATATTGATATGGATCTCAGCCCATTTTTACGCATCAATCCTTGCGGTTACGCCGGGCTGGAAATGACTCAGGTGAGTTCACTGCGACCAGGCGTATTGCTTGAAGATGTTCAACCTTTGCTCATCAATAACTTTATTACATTACTCAATAACCCATCAGTTAAATATATAACCGAATAA
- a CDS encoding YbeF family transcriptional regulator: MERDEKNHYPTFKALRGIDLNLLTVFEAVYIHKGIVNAAKVLNLTPSAISQSIQKLRATFPDPLFIRKGQGVTPTAYAAHLHEYISQGLESILCALDVNNNYDKERIITVASAPSSGALLMPRIYSVIQKVNPKLSVRNVPIAENQLSQFQADIALDTRPHHGPGISSYKLYDDHLVAVCRHDHPNAELILSANNHEMNYTFLIMQDDLVVDTRQLINEILPNRQVRFSSYNFLAIASMLSNSDLIGFMPYKIFEMFSGPFQLKTVEREKFSTVSLATTMHFNKLSTRDPILQEVIEAIIHEFEEV; the protein is encoded by the coding sequence ATGGAAAGAGATGAGAAAAATCATTATCCAACGTTCAAGGCATTACGCGGTATCGACCTTAACTTATTAACCGTTTTCGAAGCAGTCTACATACATAAAGGGATCGTCAATGCGGCGAAGGTGTTAAATCTAACGCCTTCAGCGATTAGTCAGTCCATACAAAAATTGAGGGCAACTTTTCCTGACCCACTGTTTATCCGTAAGGGGCAAGGTGTCACACCGACCGCCTACGCCGCACATTTGCATGAGTATATTAGCCAGGGACTTGAGTCAATTCTGTGCGCGTTAGATGTCAATAATAACTATGATAAAGAGCGTATTATTACCGTTGCGAGCGCTCCCTCCTCGGGCGCATTATTGATGCCACGAATCTATTCAGTGATTCAGAAAGTAAATCCAAAATTATCTGTTCGGAATGTGCCAATAGCTGAGAATCAGCTATCACAATTCCAGGCTGATATTGCGCTCGATACCCGTCCTCATCATGGCCCCGGAATCAGTAGCTACAAACTGTATGATGACCACCTTGTCGCGGTATGCCGTCATGACCATCCGAATGCAGAATTAATTCTCTCCGCTAATAACCATGAGATGAATTATACCTTTTTGATTATGCAGGATGATCTGGTGGTCGATACTCGCCAATTGATTAACGAGATCTTGCCTAACCGCCAGGTCAGGTTCAGCAGCTATAACTTTTTAGCTATCGCTTCAATGCTTAGCAACAGCGACCTGATTGGCTTTATGCCATACAAAATATTTGAAATGTTTTCAGGCCCTTTCCAACTTAAAACAGTGGAGCGTGAGAAGTTTTCAACTGTCTCGCTTGCCACCACCATGCATTTCAACAAACTCAGCACCCGCGATCCAATATTGCAAGAAGTCATCGAGGCCATCATCCACGAATTTGAAGAAGTGTAG
- the lipA gene encoding lipoyl synthase — protein MSKPIVMERGVKYRDADKMALIPVKNVVTERQELLRKPEWMKIKLPSDSTRIQGIKAAMRKNGLHSVCEEASCPNLAECFNHGTATFMILGAICTRRCPFCDVAHGRPVAPDTNEPAKLAQTIADMALRYVVITSVDRDDLRDGGAQHFADCISAIREKNPTIKIETLVPDFRGRMDKALEILTATPPDVFNHNLENVPRIYRKVRPGADYNWSLKLLERFKEAHPDIPTKSGLMVGLGETNEEIVEVMRDLRRHGVTMLTLGQYLQPSRHHLPVQRYVSPDEFEEMKAEALAMGFTHAACGPFVRSSYHADLQAKGMEVK, from the coding sequence ATGAGTAAACCCATTGTAATGGAACGCGGCGTCAAGTACCGCGACGCCGATAAGATGGCTCTGATCCCGGTTAAAAACGTGGTGACCGAGCGCCAGGAGCTGTTAAGAAAGCCGGAATGGATGAAGATCAAACTTCCATCTGATTCGACCCGAATTCAGGGTATCAAAGCGGCAATGCGCAAAAATGGTCTGCACTCTGTGTGTGAAGAAGCTTCCTGTCCTAACCTGGCAGAATGTTTCAACCACGGAACGGCAACCTTTATGATCCTTGGCGCAATTTGTACTCGCCGCTGCCCGTTCTGTGATGTTGCTCATGGCCGCCCTGTCGCGCCAGACACCAATGAACCGGCTAAACTGGCACAAACCATCGCTGACATGGCGTTGCGCTATGTGGTTATCACGTCTGTTGACCGAGACGATCTCCGTGATGGTGGTGCTCAGCATTTCGCTGATTGCATCAGCGCTATTCGCGAGAAGAACCCAACGATCAAAATTGAAACGTTGGTGCCAGATTTCCGTGGACGTATGGACAAGGCTTTAGAGATCCTTACCGCCACGCCACCAGATGTGTTCAACCACAACCTGGAAAACGTTCCGCGCATTTATCGTAAGGTTCGCCCAGGCGCTGACTACAATTGGTCACTGAAACTGCTGGAGCGTTTTAAAGAAGCGCACCCAGACATCCCGACCAAGTCAGGTTTGATGGTAGGTTTAGGTGAAACGAACGAAGAAATTGTGGAAGTTATGCGCGATCTTCGCCGCCACGGCGTCACAATGCTGACCCTGGGCCAGTATTTGCAGCCGAGCCGTCATCACTTGCCGGTGCAGCGTTATGTCAGTCCAGATGAGTTCGAAGAGATGAAAGCAGAAGCGCTGGCGATGGGCTTTACCCATGCAGCTTGCGGCCCGTTTGTTCGTTCTTCATACCATGCGGATCTGCAAGCCAAAGGCATGGAAGTCAAATAA
- the tatE gene encoding twin-arginine translocase subunit TatE, with amino-acid sequence MGEISITKLLVVGVLIVLLFGTKKLRTLGGDLGSAIKGFKKAMSDDETSAKSVNNTDETTDRITHKD; translated from the coding sequence ATGGGTGAGATTAGTATTACAAAGTTGTTGGTAGTCGGTGTGCTGATTGTTTTATTATTTGGCACCAAGAAGTTGCGCACACTCGGCGGCGACCTCGGCTCAGCAATCAAAGGCTTCAAGAAAGCCATGAGTGACGACGAGACCAGCGCGAAGTCTGTCAACAATACGGATGAAACAACTGACCGTATTACGCACAAAGACTGA
- a CDS encoding deaminated glutathione amidase encodes MKVAVGQFAVSKDWQENVQTCIGLMERAKNAGAHLLVLPEAVLARDDNDPDLSVKSAQTVNEAFIAPLCEQSRHDQMTTILTLHIKTTPGRAANTLLAIRDGEVIARYQKLHLYDAFNVQESRLVDAGESMPPLIDVAGFKVGLMTCYDVRFPEMALSLALAGADVLVLPAAWLRGPNKEMHWATLLAARALDTTSYVVAAGECGNKNIGHSQVVDPLGVVVAAANQRPALIYAELESQHLADVRAMLPVLKNRRFASPQLL; translated from the coding sequence ATGAAAGTTGCAGTAGGGCAGTTTGCGGTGAGTAAGGACTGGCAGGAAAACGTACAGACCTGTATCGGGCTTATGGAGCGGGCCAAAAACGCAGGAGCGCATTTGCTGGTACTACCCGAGGCGGTGTTGGCGCGTGACGATAACGATCCGGATTTGTCGGTAAAATCGGCACAAACGGTGAATGAAGCGTTTATCGCGCCGCTTTGCGAACAGAGCCGCCATGATCAAATGACTACGATCCTGACACTGCATATCAAAACCACACCTGGACGGGCGGCCAATACCTTGCTGGCTATCCGTGATGGTGAGGTCATTGCCCGTTATCAGAAGCTCCATCTTTATGATGCGTTTAACGTACAGGAATCCCGGCTGGTTGATGCGGGAGAAAGTATGCCGCCTTTGATTGATGTTGCGGGCTTTAAAGTCGGATTGATGACCTGTTACGATGTGCGTTTTCCAGAAATGGCGTTAAGTCTGGCTTTAGCAGGTGCAGACGTTTTAGTCCTGCCAGCGGCCTGGCTGCGCGGTCCCAATAAAGAAATGCACTGGGCCACTCTTCTGGCCGCTCGAGCACTCGATACCACCAGTTATGTTGTGGCTGCCGGTGAGTGCGGTAATAAAAATATTGGTCACAGCCAGGTTGTTGATCCGCTGGGTGTTGTTGTTGCGGCGGCAAATCAGCGCCCGGCACTGATCTACGCTGAACTGGAAAGCCAGCACCTTGCTGATGTACGAGCGATGCTACCGGTACTGAAAAACCGGCGTTTCGCTTCACCACAATTGCTGTGA
- the crcB gene encoding fluoride efflux transporter CrcB produces MLQMLLAVFIGGGTGSVARWLLSMKLNSVHGAIPVGTLTANLVGAFIIGLGLALFTKMTHLDPVWKLLITTGFCGGLTTFSTFSAEVVFLLQDGRLAWAGLNMLLNLAGSLIMTAIAFWLVSSAYGH; encoded by the coding sequence GTGTTGCAGATGCTATTAGCCGTGTTTATTGGCGGCGGAACGGGGAGCGTTGCGCGCTGGTTGCTCAGTATGAAACTCAATTCCGTGCATGGTGCCATTCCTGTGGGGACGTTGACTGCAAACCTGGTAGGCGCGTTTATTATCGGTCTGGGTCTGGCGCTGTTCACCAAAATGACACATCTTGATCCCGTCTGGAAATTGCTGATAACCACTGGTTTTTGCGGCGGCCTGACAACGTTTTCGACCTTTTCGGCAGAAGTCGTGTTCCTGCTTCAGGATGGGCGTCTGGCATGGGCGGGATTAAACATGCTATTGAACCTCGCAGGCTCACTGATTATGACCGCCATCGCATTTTGGTTAGTTTCTTCGGCATACGGCCACTGA
- the cspE gene encoding transcription antiterminator/RNA stability regulator CspE yields MSKIKGNVKWFNESKGFGFITPEDGSKDVFVHFSAIQSNGFKTLAEGQRVEFEITNGAKGPSAANVMPI; encoded by the coding sequence ATGTCTAAGATTAAAGGTAACGTTAAGTGGTTTAACGAGTCAAAAGGCTTTGGCTTCATTACTCCGGAAGATGGTAGCAAAGACGTGTTCGTACACTTCTCTGCAATCCAGAGCAATGGTTTCAAAACCCTGGCTGAAGGTCAGCGCGTTGAGTTTGAAATCACTAACGGTGCCAAAGGCCCATCTGCTGCAAACGTAATGCCTATCTAA
- the pagP gene encoding lipid IV(A) palmitoyltransferase PagP, producing MIAPAAMANQNGVLSDAWNTLSDNVSQTWNEPQHYDLYVPAITWHARFAYDKEKTDRYNERPWGIGFGQTRWDDSGNWHGLYLMVFKDSFNKWEPIGGYGWEKIWRPLTDDNFHLGLGYTLGATARDNWNYIPIPVILPLASVGYGPATFQMTYIPGTYNNGNVYFAWLRFQF from the coding sequence ATGATTGCGCCTGCTGCGATGGCTAATCAAAATGGGGTATTGAGTGACGCCTGGAATACCTTGTCTGACAATGTTTCACAAACCTGGAATGAACCGCAACATTATGACTTATATGTTCCGGCGATCACCTGGCATGCCCGCTTCGCCTACGATAAAGAAAAAACAGACCGGTATAACGAAAGGCCATGGGGCATTGGGTTTGGGCAGACCCGCTGGGATGACAGTGGGAACTGGCATGGTTTGTATCTGATGGTGTTTAAAGATTCCTTTAATAAATGGGAACCGATTGGGGGATACGGCTGGGAAAAAATCTGGCGACCGTTAACGGATGACAACTTCCACCTCGGGCTGGGTTATACGCTGGGAGCCACGGCGCGCGACAACTGGAACTACATACCTATTCCGGTAATTTTGCCTTTGGCATCGGTCGGATATGGCCCGGCGACCTTCCAGATGACCTATATCCCCGGAACTTACAACAACGGTAACGTTTACTTCGCCTGGCTACGCTTCCAATTCTGA